In Kordia antarctica, the following proteins share a genomic window:
- a CDS encoding UDP-N-acetylmuramoyl-L-alanyl-D-glutamate--2,6-diaminopimelate ligase has product MNILKDILYKVPLEAVTGDTTISVRELVFDSRKVESNDVFIAIKGYEVDGHSYINKAIKLGAIAIICEEIPAEIVNGITYVQVANGNSALAIMAANYYGNPSENLKLIGVTGTNGKTTIATLLYHLFKKAGYKVGLLSTVKVLVDNTEYKATHTTPDSLTINRYLKEMNHEGVEFCFMEVSSHGIHQKRTAGLVFQGGIFTNLSHDHLDYHDTFAEYRDVKKKFFDELPKEAFALVNIDDKNGLVMLQNTRAKKYTYALKTYADYRAQILENRLAGLLLKINDNEVWTKLIGNFNAYNLLSIYATAELLGLEQIEILRLISELESVSGRFEYFITKNKITTIIDYAHTPDALKNVLETINNIRTGNEQLITVVGCGGDRDVTKRPKMGNIASTLSTKAIFTSDNPRSEDPDAIIEAIEKGVEPQNYKKTLSITDRKQAIKTACQMANENDIILIAGKGHETYQEVKGNRTDFDDYKIAKEILDNLNE; this is encoded by the coding sequence GTGAACATATTAAAAGACATATTATACAAAGTTCCTCTCGAAGCTGTTACTGGCGACACGACAATCTCGGTGCGCGAACTTGTTTTTGATTCACGCAAAGTAGAATCAAACGATGTTTTTATTGCGATCAAAGGATATGAAGTTGATGGACATAGTTATATAAATAAAGCGATAAAATTAGGTGCGATTGCAATTATCTGTGAAGAAATTCCAGCAGAAATAGTAAACGGAATCACGTATGTACAAGTTGCAAACGGAAACAGTGCGTTGGCAATAATGGCAGCAAATTATTATGGAAATCCTTCGGAAAACTTGAAACTTATTGGAGTTACAGGAACCAACGGAAAAACGACGATTGCTACCTTATTATATCATCTGTTCAAAAAAGCAGGTTACAAAGTAGGATTGTTATCTACGGTAAAAGTTTTGGTTGATAATACAGAATACAAAGCAACGCATACAACGCCAGATTCGTTAACAATCAATCGATATTTGAAAGAAATGAATCATGAAGGTGTAGAATTTTGCTTCATGGAAGTTTCGTCACACGGAATTCATCAAAAAAGAACTGCTGGACTTGTGTTTCAAGGTGGCATTTTTACAAATTTATCGCACGATCATTTAGACTATCACGATACGTTTGCAGAATATAGAGATGTAAAAAAGAAATTCTTTGATGAATTGCCAAAAGAAGCGTTTGCGTTGGTCAATATAGATGACAAAAATGGTTTGGTGATGTTGCAAAATACCAGAGCTAAAAAATACACATATGCACTAAAAACGTATGCAGATTATCGTGCGCAAATCTTGGAAAACAGGTTGGCAGGATTGCTCTTAAAGATAAATGACAACGAAGTTTGGACGAAATTAATTGGAAATTTCAACGCGTATAACCTATTGTCTATTTACGCTACGGCGGAATTATTAGGCTTAGAACAAATTGAAATATTACGATTAATCAGTGAACTGGAAAGTGTAAGTGGTCGCTTTGAATATTTTATCACAAAAAATAAAATCACCACAATTATTGATTATGCGCACACACCAGATGCTTTAAAAAACGTGTTGGAAACGATCAATAATATTCGCACAGGAAATGAACAATTAATTACCGTTGTTGGTTGTGGCGGCGATAGAGATGTTACCAAACGTCCAAAAATGGGCAACATTGCGTCAACGCTGAGTACGAAAGCAATATTTACATCGGACAACCCGAGAAGTGAAGATCCTGATGCAATAATTGAAGCAATTGAAAAAGGAGTAGAGCCACAAAATTATAAAAAAACACTTTCAATCACAGATCGGAAGCAAGCTATAAAAACGGCGTGTCAAATGGCTAATGAAAATGATATCATTCTCATTGCAGGAAAAGGACATGAAACCTACCAAGAAGTAAAAGGCAACCGAACTGATTTTGACGATTATAAAATTGCCAAAGAA
- the mraZ gene encoding division/cell wall cluster transcriptional repressor MraZ gives MINLIGTYECKVDAKGRMLVPADLKKQLSPILQEGFVIKEGLFGSCLELHPMSEWDKVTEKLNKLSRFKRENVDFIRRFNKGVRMVDIDSAGRLLIPKDLVVFAGIKKEIVVSSAINSVEIWDKEKYETATDDASVDIGDLAEKVMGNDDGDGIS, from the coding sequence GTGATAAATTTAATTGGAACATACGAATGTAAAGTAGACGCGAAAGGGCGAATGCTTGTTCCTGCTGACTTGAAAAAGCAGTTGTCTCCAATATTGCAAGAAGGTTTTGTCATAAAAGAAGGTTTATTTGGTTCGTGTTTAGAGTTGCATCCGATGAGCGAATGGGACAAAGTCACGGAAAAACTGAACAAACTTAGTCGTTTTAAGAGAGAAAATGTCGATTTCATTCGAAGATTTAACAAAGGTGTGCGAATGGTTGATATTGACTCCGCAGGACGCTTATTGATTCCGAAAGACTTAGTGGTTTTTGCAGGTATCAAAAAAGAAATAGTAGTGTCGTCAGCGATCAATAGTGTTGAAATTTGGGATAAAGAAAAGTATGAAACGGCAACGGATGATGCTTCAGTAGATATTGGCGATTTAGCCGAAAAAGTAATGGGAAATGACGATGGAGATGGAATATCATAA
- a CDS encoding DUF5995 family protein: MQATTVDEVISFLDQIIEDNKEIPSTMGYFAALYHKVTCKVKEGIENHFFDDNPRMEHLDVIFANRYLQAYTDFKNNTTPSKSWQVAFEKADDYWFIVLQHILLGMNAHINLDLGIAAAEVMKGENINDLKGDFDKINVILGELVHDVEKELSLIWTTLTKILKETERFDTILIDFSMKLARDGAWKYATSLANSPATNWPQLISARDQRITEKVKLVTDPGFFANLILKIIRLEETGSIKTRIEILQKD; this comes from the coding sequence ATGCAAGCTACAACTGTTGATGAAGTGATTTCTTTTTTAGATCAAATTATTGAAGATAACAAAGAAATTCCGAGTACGATGGGTTATTTCGCAGCATTGTATCATAAAGTGACTTGCAAAGTGAAAGAAGGAATTGAAAATCATTTTTTTGATGATAATCCCCGAATGGAACATTTGGACGTCATTTTTGCGAATAGATATTTGCAAGCGTATACCGATTTTAAAAATAATACAACGCCGAGTAAATCGTGGCAAGTTGCGTTTGAAAAAGCAGATGATTATTGGTTTATTGTGTTACAACATATATTACTTGGTATGAATGCACATATTAATTTGGATTTAGGAATTGCTGCCGCAGAGGTGATGAAAGGTGAAAATATTAATGATTTGAAAGGTGATTTTGATAAGATTAATGTGATTTTGGGCGAATTGGTACACGATGTCGAAAAGGAATTGTCATTAATTTGGACAACACTCACAAAAATTCTGAAAGAAACAGAACGATTTGATACTATTTTGATTGATTTTAGCATGAAACTTGCCAGAGATGGCGCATGGAAATACGCAACGTCATTAGCAAATTCGCCAGCAACCAATTGGCCTCAATTAATTTCCGCAAGAGATCAAAGAATCACCGAGAAAGTAAAGTTAGTGACAGATCCTGGTTTTTTCGCGAATCTTATATTGAAAATTATTCGCTTGGAAGAAACTGGTTCAATTAAAACAAGAATTGAGATTTTACAGAAAGATTAA
- the nadE gene encoding NAD(+) synthase — MKTEKVIDHIVKWLKEYATNAKVNGFVIGVSGGIDSAVTSTLCAKTGLPVLCIEMPIHQAASHVSRGQEHIKQLKERFDNVSDVRADLTPVFEEFKTEVTLEGEKATVDMALANTRARLRMTTLYYYAGLLGRLVAGTGNKVEDFGVGFYTKYGDGGVDLSPIADLMKSEVYQLGELLKVPKSIMKAAPSDGLFGDARSDEDQIGANYDELEWAMQMHEERKTAEDFTGRQQEVFKIYKRYNSSNRHKMIPIPVCKIPQNLT, encoded by the coding sequence ATGAAAACTGAAAAGGTTATTGATCATATTGTAAAGTGGCTGAAAGAGTATGCAACGAATGCAAAAGTGAACGGATTTGTTATAGGAGTTTCTGGAGGAATTGATTCCGCGGTAACTTCTACCTTGTGTGCAAAAACAGGATTACCTGTATTGTGTATTGAAATGCCTATTCATCAAGCGGCAAGTCATGTTTCGCGTGGACAGGAACATATAAAGCAATTAAAAGAACGTTTTGATAATGTGAGTGATGTTCGCGCAGATTTAACGCCAGTTTTTGAAGAATTTAAAACAGAAGTTACCTTAGAAGGCGAAAAAGCAACAGTTGATATGGCTTTGGCGAACACAAGAGCGCGTTTGCGAATGACAACTTTATATTATTATGCTGGACTATTAGGAAGATTGGTTGCTGGAACAGGAAACAAAGTAGAAGATTTTGGCGTCGGGTTTTATACCAAATATGGAGATGGCGGCGTTGATTTGAGTCCAATTGCGGACCTAATGAAAAGCGAAGTTTATCAATTAGGTGAGTTATTAAAAGTTCCCAAATCTATCATGAAAGCTGCTCCTTCCGATGGTTTATTTGGTGATGCCAGAAGCGATGAAGATCAGATTGGCGCTAACTACGATGAGCTTGAATGGGCTATGCAAATGCATGAAGAAAGAAAAACCGCAGAAGACTTTACTGGAAGACAACAAGAAGTTTTTAAAATTTACAAACGATACAATTCCTCTAACCGACATAAAATGATTCCAATTCCAGTCTGCAAAATACCGCAAAATCTTACATAA
- a CDS encoding GTPase, translating to MKKIIFVYNATSGKVNSLLDIAHKLISPKTYQCDLCSITHDTFSENEQWKQFRETTKLPLEFLHSDEFEANYKNKDAKYPVIFLEENQKLTEWISKSDIEQLENTEELIQLIKTKTMNFSNLY from the coding sequence ATGAAAAAAATCATCTTCGTATACAACGCAACATCAGGGAAAGTAAACAGTTTGCTCGATATTGCACACAAACTAATAAGTCCAAAAACCTATCAATGTGACTTATGTTCAATAACACACGATACATTTTCGGAAAACGAACAATGGAAGCAATTTAGAGAAACAACAAAGCTTCCGCTAGAATTTTTACACAGTGATGAATTTGAAGCGAATTATAAAAATAAAGACGCAAAATATCCTGTTATTTTTTTGGAAGAAAATCAAAAATTAACGGAATGGATTTCGAAAAGTGATATTGAACAACTAGAAAATACGGAAGAATTAATTCAATTGATAAAAACGAAAACTATGAATTTTTCAAATCTTTATTAA
- the gldC gene encoding gliding motility protein GldC — MANKLNSEIKIAVTVDENNVPEAINWTAKDGGINTEATKAVMLSVWDHKAQESLRIDLWTKDMPVDEMKVFYHQTLVSMAKSFQRATNDEKMSATMLDFCDYFAEKLEIVKE, encoded by the coding sequence ATGGCGAACAAACTCAATTCTGAAATAAAAATTGCGGTGACCGTAGATGAAAATAATGTTCCAGAAGCAATCAATTGGACAGCAAAAGATGGCGGAATCAATACTGAAGCTACAAAAGCAGTAATGTTGTCGGTTTGGGATCACAAGGCACAAGAAAGTTTGCGAATTGATTTATGGACAAAAGACATGCCTGTCGATGAAATGAAAGTGTTTTATCATCAAACATTAGTGTCGATGGCAAAATCATTTCAGCGTGCAACAAATGATGAAAAAATGAGCGCAACAATGCTTGATTTCTGCGATTATTTTGCTGAAAAATTAGAGATTGTTAAGGAGTAA
- the rsmH gene encoding 16S rRNA (cytosine(1402)-N(4))-methyltransferase RsmH: MEYHNPVLLKETVDGLNIKEDGVYVDVTFGGGGHSKEILSRLGENGKLFAFDQDQDALENAIDDPRFKLISQNFRHLKKFLRFYGIKKVDGILGDFGVSSHQFDVAERGFSLRFEADLDMRMDQEGEISAFHVVNEYSERDLISLLFSYGELRNSKAIAARIIEVREEKPIKTTEELRVALKRFLPNYKEHKILAQIYQAIRIEVNQEIEALKEFLLETLDMLESGGRMSLISYHSLEDRLVKRFIRNGLFEGEPEKDFYGRFEVPFKKVGGLIIPSKEEIKINNRARSAKLRIAERV; encoded by the coding sequence ATGGAATATCATAATCCAGTATTATTAAAAGAAACGGTTGATGGACTCAACATCAAAGAAGATGGCGTGTATGTCGATGTAACTTTTGGCGGCGGCGGACATTCAAAAGAAATTTTGAGTCGTTTGGGAGAAAATGGGAAACTGTTTGCTTTTGATCAAGATCAAGATGCGTTGGAAAATGCAATTGATGATCCGCGATTTAAGTTGATAAGTCAAAACTTTAGACATCTAAAAAAGTTCTTACGATTTTATGGAATCAAAAAAGTAGATGGAATTTTAGGAGATTTTGGCGTTTCGTCACATCAATTTGATGTTGCAGAACGCGGTTTTTCATTACGATTTGAAGCTGATTTGGACATGCGAATGGATCAAGAAGGAGAAATTTCGGCGTTTCATGTGGTTAATGAATATTCAGAAAGAGATTTAATATCACTTCTATTTTCATATGGTGAATTGAGAAATTCTAAAGCAATTGCAGCTCGAATTATAGAAGTGAGAGAAGAAAAACCAATTAAAACTACGGAAGAATTACGAGTAGCGTTAAAACGATTCTTACCAAACTATAAAGAGCATAAAATATTAGCGCAAATCTATCAAGCAATTCGAATAGAAGTCAATCAAGAAATTGAAGCTTTAAAAGAATTTCTATTAGAAACACTCGATATGTTAGAGTCTGGCGGACGAATGAGTTTAATAAGTTATCATTCTTTAGAAGATAGATTGGTAAAACGATTCATCCGAAACGGATTATTTGAAGGTGAACCAGAAAAAGATTTCTATGGACGGTTTGAAGTTCCATTTAAAAAAGTTGGTGGTTTAATTATTCCTTCAAAAGAAGAAATAAAAATAAATAACAGAGCGCGCAGCGCAAAACTAAGAATAGCAGAACGTGTCTAA
- a CDS encoding alpha/beta fold hydrolase, whose translation MKESFKKEGKFNYLELGEGTPIVILHGLMGGLSNFEAVTKNFSAKGYKVLIPELPIYTKPLLKTTVKNFAKYVREFILHKKLDKVILLGNSLGGHIGLLHTKLYPELVKGLVITGSSGLYENSMGVGYPKRGDYEFIKKKSEDVFYDPTIATKEIVDEVFATVNDRSRLIKTLAIAKSAIRHNMGKDLPKMNIPVGIIWGKNDTVTPPNVADEFHELLPDSDLYWIDKCGHAPMMEHPTEFNEHLQDWLTKRNF comes from the coding sequence ATGAAAGAAAGCTTTAAAAAGGAAGGTAAATTCAATTATCTCGAACTGGGAGAAGGAACACCTATCGTTATTCTGCATGGCTTAATGGGCGGTTTGAGCAATTTTGAAGCCGTTACCAAAAATTTTTCCGCAAAAGGATACAAAGTTCTAATTCCTGAGTTGCCTATTTACACAAAACCACTTTTAAAGACAACCGTGAAGAATTTTGCGAAGTATGTCAGAGAGTTTATTCTTCATAAAAAGCTTGACAAAGTAATTTTATTAGGAAATTCTTTAGGTGGACATATCGGATTGTTACACACAAAGTTATATCCTGAGTTGGTGAAAGGTTTAGTGATTACAGGAAGTTCCGGATTGTATGAAAACTCAATGGGCGTTGGATATCCAAAACGTGGTGATTACGAGTTTATTAAGAAGAAAAGTGAAGATGTTTTTTACGATCCAACAATTGCTACTAAAGAAATTGTGGACGAAGTTTTTGCCACTGTAAACGATCGAAGCAGATTGATAAAAACGCTGGCAATTGCTAAAAGTGCTATTCGTCATAACATGGGAAAAGATTTGCCTAAAATGAATATTCCTGTGGGCATTATTTGGGGAAAAAACGATACTGTTACGCCTCCAAATGTTGCAGATGAGTTTCATGAATTGCTTCCCGATTCTGATTTATATTGGATTGATAAATGTGGACATGCGCCAATGATGGAACATCCAACTGAATTCAACGAACATCTACAAGATTGGTTGACAAAACGTAATTTTTAA
- a CDS encoding FtsL-like putative cell division protein: MVKQNIYDILKGKFLIKDDAIKNWRFIVFASFLALIMIASSHWADEKVHKIAKLNEQVKELKSEFVDARTTLQQLKLESYITKKVASRGLAPSENPPKKIRVKSQQ; the protein is encoded by the coding sequence ATGGTAAAGCAAAATATATATGACATCCTAAAAGGGAAGTTTCTCATCAAAGATGACGCAATAAAAAATTGGCGTTTCATTGTGTTTGCTTCGTTTCTAGCGTTAATTATGATTGCAAGTTCGCATTGGGCAGACGAAAAAGTTCACAAAATTGCAAAACTCAACGAACAAGTAAAAGAGTTAAAAAGTGAATTTGTAGATGCACGAACAACATTACAGCAGCTAAAATTAGAATCGTACATCACCAAAAAAGTAGCATCAAGAGGATTGGCGCCTTCTGAAAATCCGCCAAAGAAAATAAGAGTAAAATCACAACAATAA
- the gldB gene encoding gliding motility lipoprotein GldB yields the protein MKNIVYILLLLVIGCANENLLEKEIAAIPIDVNVSRFEQVFLNASPSDLPKLKEVYPQFFPSSIPDSTWVYTMRDPLQKELKQEIDAVFTDFAPVQKDIVSVLQHIKFYFPEYGTPEVFTVTTEDYRKNIILTNSMILIALNTYLGGNHKYYEGIQQYIVQNFEKEMIPVDIANEFAFSQVQPARERTFLSNIIYYGKVQYIKSLLVPTVSKAKQFGYTERQINWSAENEAQIWTYFIEKELLYSTDNKLDNRFLNLAPFSKFYLELDSESPGGIGRYIGAQIVDAYMKNNDVSLQELLVKTPDEIFNNSKYKPKK from the coding sequence ATGAAAAATATAGTATACATATTATTATTACTAGTAATTGGTTGTGCCAATGAAAACTTGCTGGAAAAAGAAATTGCAGCCATTCCAATAGATGTAAACGTAAGCCGATTTGAGCAAGTTTTCTTAAATGCTTCACCTTCAGATTTACCCAAGTTAAAAGAAGTATATCCGCAATTTTTTCCGAGTTCTATTCCCGATTCTACTTGGGTTTACACGATGCGCGATCCTTTACAAAAAGAATTAAAGCAAGAAATAGATGCCGTTTTTACAGATTTTGCTCCAGTTCAAAAAGATATTGTATCGGTTTTGCAACACATAAAATTTTACTTTCCTGAATATGGAACGCCCGAAGTTTTTACCGTTACTACGGAAGATTATCGCAAAAATATCATCTTAACAAACAGCATGATTTTAATTGCGTTGAATACGTATTTAGGTGGAAATCATAAATATTACGAAGGAATACAACAATATATAGTGCAGAATTTTGAAAAAGAAATGATTCCAGTAGATATTGCAAACGAATTTGCTTTTTCACAAGTGCAACCTGCGCGCGAACGTACTTTTTTAAGCAACATAATATATTATGGAAAAGTGCAATATATCAAATCGCTTTTAGTGCCAACTGTCAGCAAAGCAAAACAATTTGGATATACGGAACGTCAAATTAATTGGTCAGCCGAAAATGAAGCGCAAATTTGGACGTATTTTATTGAAAAAGAATTGCTGTACAGTACTGATAATAAGTTGGATAATCGGTTTCTAAACTTAGCACCTTTCTCCAAGTTTTACTTAGAATTGGACAGTGAATCTCCTGGCGGAATTGGTCGCTATATTGGTGCTCAAATTGTGGACGCGTACATGAAAAATAATGATGTATCTTTGCAGGAATTATTAGTGAAAACTCCAGACGAAATTTTTAACAATTCAAAGTACAAACCCAAGAAATAA
- the yihA gene encoding ribosome biogenesis GTP-binding protein YihA/YsxC codes for MKIKSAEFVMSNSDVAKCPKNPIPEYAFIGRSNVGKSSLINMLTQRKSLAKTSGRPGKTQLINHFKINNEWFLVDLPGYGYAKTSKTSKRVFQKFITEYFSKRTQLICGFVLVDIRHEPQKVDLEFMQWLGENQIPFCIVFTKADKLPPSQIDKHVNAYRDKLLEDVWEEMPKHFVTSSSKAIGREEVINYIGQINKDLKNS; via the coding sequence ATGAAGATAAAATCTGCCGAATTTGTGATGAGCAATTCGGACGTTGCGAAATGTCCAAAAAATCCAATTCCCGAATATGCTTTTATTGGGCGTTCTAATGTTGGAAAATCTTCATTGATTAATATGTTAACGCAACGTAAAAGTTTAGCAAAAACTTCTGGAAGACCAGGAAAGACACAGCTTATTAATCATTTTAAGATTAATAATGAATGGTTTTTAGTCGATTTACCTGGTTACGGTTACGCAAAAACTTCGAAGACTAGCAAGCGTGTTTTTCAAAAGTTTATTACCGAATATTTTAGCAAGCGTACACAATTGATTTGTGGTTTTGTATTGGTTGATATTCGTCACGAACCGCAAAAAGTAGATTTGGAGTTTATGCAATGGTTGGGCGAAAACCAGATTCCGTTTTGTATTGTTTTTACAAAAGCTGACAAATTGCCTCCTTCGCAGATTGACAAACACGTAAACGCATACAGAGATAAATTGTTAGAAGATGTTTGGGAAGAAATGCCAAAACATTTTGTGACGTCTTCGTCAAAAGCAATTGGGCGTGAAGAAGTGATTAATTATATTGGTCAAATTAATAAAGATTTGAAAAATTCATAG
- a CDS encoding penicillin-binding protein — protein sequence MPVTDKNILNRLYFIAGGMFLFAIAVVVQLVNIQFIEGEKYKEMAQEQTFRNAVIAPSRGNVYADDGSLLATSVPKYDIFFDTKTVNKKIFFDNVKPLADSLSAMFGKSSAHYDQMLVTARKNKNQYLRIARKLSYSQYIRIKQFPIFKLGTIKGGFIDKVKTVREHPIGKIAERTVGHQREGQKGVGLESAFSEYLRGKEGRRLEQKIAKGQWKPVSGDNELEPQDGYDIISTINVNVQDIAHHALLEQLEKYKADHGCVVVMEVATGEIKAISNLGRNKKGKYYERLNYAVGESHEPGSTFKLMAMVAALEDRVIDSNYVVDTGNGKLTFYGDVVEDSNHRGYGKISASEAFEVSSNVGIVKIIYDFYNKNPEKFVDRLYNMGLNKKLDLPIAGEGAPIIPHPNDKKGWYGTTLPWMAFGYGVSLTPLQTLTFYNAIANDGEMVRPRFVKAVRENWYASEKVFEKEIINPSICSKETVAKVTKMMQNVVEKKHGTGNSLYSPDFSMAGKTGTCQKNYGDGDKDKLQYISTFSGFFPVENPKYSCIVVIHEPDRKIGYYGADVSGPVFKKIAHKIYTDTPIFDQVENINTVHGTVSTDYENYREKSRKYKTIMPNVIGMPAMDAIPLLENLGLRVEIKGNGKVTKQSIEAGIKIESQKSIVLELS from the coding sequence ATGCCAGTAACCGATAAAAACATATTGAATCGTTTATATTTTATTGCAGGAGGTATGTTTCTCTTCGCAATAGCGGTTGTGGTGCAATTGGTCAATATTCAATTTATTGAAGGTGAAAAATACAAGGAAATGGCGCAAGAACAAACGTTCAGAAATGCGGTCATTGCTCCAAGTCGCGGAAATGTTTATGCAGATGATGGAAGTTTATTAGCAACTTCGGTTCCTAAATATGATATCTTTTTTGATACAAAAACGGTCAACAAAAAAATATTTTTTGACAATGTAAAGCCGTTAGCAGATTCATTATCGGCAATGTTTGGGAAATCTTCTGCACACTATGATCAAATGCTCGTGACTGCACGAAAGAATAAAAATCAATACTTGAGAATTGCGCGCAAGCTAAGTTACTCACAATACATTCGCATCAAGCAATTTCCAATCTTCAAACTTGGGACAATCAAAGGTGGATTTATTGATAAAGTAAAAACGGTTCGCGAACATCCTATCGGGAAAATTGCAGAACGTACTGTTGGACATCAGCGTGAAGGACAAAAAGGAGTTGGTTTAGAAAGTGCTTTTAGCGAATACTTGCGTGGAAAAGAAGGAAGACGATTGGAGCAAAAAATAGCGAAAGGACAATGGAAACCAGTTTCTGGCGATAATGAATTAGAACCACAAGATGGATATGATATTATTTCTACGATCAATGTAAATGTGCAAGATATTGCGCATCATGCATTATTAGAACAGCTAGAAAAATACAAAGCAGATCATGGTTGTGTGGTAGTAATGGAAGTTGCAACTGGAGAAATCAAAGCCATTTCAAACTTAGGAAGAAACAAAAAAGGAAAGTATTACGAACGTCTAAATTATGCTGTTGGCGAATCGCACGAACCAGGTTCTACATTCAAATTAATGGCAATGGTTGCGGCGCTAGAAGACAGAGTGATTGATAGTAATTATGTAGTTGACACAGGAAATGGAAAGTTGACTTTTTATGGAGATGTCGTAGAAGATTCAAATCATCGCGGTTATGGAAAAATTTCTGCTTCTGAAGCATTTGAAGTGTCATCTAATGTGGGAATTGTGAAAATAATCTATGATTTCTACAATAAAAATCCAGAAAAATTTGTGGACAGACTCTATAATATGGGTTTGAATAAAAAACTAGACTTACCAATTGCAGGTGAAGGAGCACCAATCATTCCGCATCCAAACGATAAAAAAGGTTGGTATGGCACAACACTTCCGTGGATGGCTTTTGGATATGGAGTTTCATTAACACCATTACAAACATTGACATTCTATAACGCAATAGCGAATGATGGTGAAATGGTGCGCCCACGATTTGTAAAAGCAGTTCGTGAAAACTGGTACGCAAGCGAAAAAGTATTTGAAAAAGAAATCATCAATCCGTCAATTTGTTCCAAAGAAACGGTAGCGAAAGTGACGAAAATGATGCAAAATGTAGTGGAGAAAAAACACGGAACAGGAAATAGTTTGTATTCCCCAGATTTTTCAATGGCAGGAAAAACAGGAACCTGTCAAAAAAATTATGGAGACGGCGATAAAGATAAGCTTCAATACATTTCTACGTTTTCAGGTTTTTTCCCTGTGGAGAATCCAAAATACTCATGTATCGTTGTGATTCATGAACCAGATCGTAAAATTGGGTATTACGGAGCAGATGTTTCTGGACCAGTATTCAAGAAAATTGCACACAAAATATATACGGATACGCCAATATTCGATCAAGTAGAAAATATTAATACTGTACACGGAACGGTTTCGACGGACTATGAGAATTATCGCGAGAAATCGAGAAAATACAAAACCATCATGCCAAATGTTATCGGAATGCCAGCAATGGACGCAATTCCGTTACTAGAAAATTTGGGATTGCGCGTAGAAATCAAAGGAAATGGAAAAGTAACGAAGCAATCCATTGAAGCAGGAATTAAAATAGAATCACAAAAAAGCATTGTATTAGAATTATCGTGA